DNA from Rosa rugosa chromosome 6, drRosRugo1.1, whole genome shotgun sequence:
TGGTCAATTTGAGATTATGTTTATTCTTTTGATTATTTTTACCCTTTCACTCAATAGAATATTACTTACCAGAAGATATAGTCCAGTGGAACAAGATGCTGTTCAGCCCAAATCATGGGTTGTGACGATTAATTCTAGTGCCATTAAATCAGATAAGTATTTGGAATGTAGCACAATACAATTATGATTAAAACATAATATATGGTTCTCCACTTAGTGAAACAAGCTAGCACTTAATCAGCAAAGCATTAATCCTGATCTGTAGCTTTCTCTTGCTTTATACATATACTTATCCAAGAAGCATAAAGAAAAAGCAAATCCCAGCTAGCACTGGCAGAAACATTCTTGATCATTTTTTGGCTTGAAGGCTTAATGCTAAAGAAACTTCACCTTCATGGCTTCCGGTATTCATACGAAAATAATTGCTTGATAAACTCCCATAATCTCCTGCATTCCTTTGTGTTTCACTCTGCTTAGACATGTCAGAATGTTTGTTGGTTCTACAGCGTTTAGTTTGGGGCAGATTCCCCAAATGGAGAGGGTTCTCTAAAGACGAAGAGCAAAGGGATGGCGCCATTCTTGTGTTTCTGCTCGTTGTGTCTGAAACCGAAACAATTGGAGCTTGTTGTGTTTCAAGGCTGTGTATTTCTTCCACCATTGGCTTCCAGAGTCTTACTCTTGAATTGATaaaccaattggaaacctgcaTATAGCCAAAGATAGATACCAACATGGTTAAATGCATCACAAGTTAAATGGATTTGAACCCTAATGTATAGTAGCTTCACCTGAGTTCTTGATAAGCCTGTCTGTTGAGCTAGCATTTGCTTTTCAGAATCACTAGGATAACTGAAAATGAACAAACCCAAGTTATATAAGATAGAAATTTATTACGTTTGTGAATGAATGTAGTCGCTCATTTGGTTAAGTATAGAGAAGTCACTCACGGGTGAAGGAAGTGTTCAAAAAGCCATGTCCTCATCACAGCCACTGCATTTTCCGGAAGTCCTCTTTGGGATCGAATTTCCGATAGATGAAAGTTGTTGGTCAGGTTCTCATGACTTGGGTTTTGGCTATGAAAGCCTCTTCTAGAAACCCCCGAAACCCCCCTAATCCCATCTTTAACATGGCTAAAATCGCCGACACTGCTCTTGCCTTTGGATTGAAGTTTGTCCAAAATGGCATTCTTCAAGCAACCAAAGTGCTTCAAAATGGCTTTGATGGCAAAAGATATGTATGGAGCTGCATTTCCAAGCCCATCAATGGTTTCAAATGATGCAACAACCGACTCCATCTGCTGGCAGTATAACTTATATCTCTTGTAGACCTAAGAAACAAGTGTCTGGGGGTTAACAATGTTCGATACAATCTGAAAAGCTATAAAGTAACTAGCGACACAAAGAATGAAATGATACGACATAAACACAACCCCGCTAATATTAACCGATACCACTACTTGTCGGCTAAAGCTTTTTCGTAAAATGAATAGATCCAGCCTTCATCTGGGTCAGAAATAGGCTTTAAGGTATAGAACAGGCCCCTAGGCCCAATGCGCTACCACTGTGTTTTCTTTTGTCCGAGGCCCAGGGGTAAACTGAGTCCAAGCGAATAAAAACAGAAACATTGGAAATTAAATTGTGACAGTGTGACAAGACAATACATCTTTTTTTGCCATGACTCTACTGAACCAAATCAATGATTGATGTGATCGTGACCCCTTGCCAGTCTCAATCAAATTTTCTATCAATCGAAATAAAAGTGATAAACCTTATACTACTATTTTATTCCATACTATAGTAATGATAAAAATATCTATCGACAAAAATAGCAATGCTAAAATgcaaaaaagaaatcaaaatttcaaaaactcTAGCTAGGATCCTCAATTAACAGGATATGTTTCAAAAGGAGTCTTAAATTAGCAGTCTACTAATTTAGAAATAATTCAATTTGAAAGAGTCGTTAGATTAGTAGTGTTCATTAAGAATGACTAATAACAATTTGATGTAGCAGTACATAGAATTTAGATGTATGCAATTAATTAAGGCGAGTGATAAGTGTACCTCCTCGAGCATAATGGTGAGCCTAGAATTCTTGAACTGAAGCTCGACCCGATCACTCACTCCACTAATCTGATCTCTTCCTCTTCCAATGAAGCAGTTAAGGAGAGC
Protein-coding regions in this window:
- the LOC133715926 gene encoding BEL1-like homeodomain protein 9 encodes the protein MADEGFEAFHVPRQSRRDQFRVVNLLTNPPQPQLSLFTPSTMPTPQPPLSPHFSDHDHRVSFEGGEFRSSVPLGPFTGYASILKRSRFLKPAQQLLQDFCGSDRSDSNLALLNCFIGRGRDQISGVSDRVELQFKNSRLTIMLEEVYKRYKLYCQQMESVVASFETIDGLGNAAPYISFAIKAILKHFGCLKNAILDKLQSKGKSSVGDFSHVKDGIRGVSGVSRRGFHSQNPSHENLTNNFHLSEIRSQRGLPENAVAVMRTWLFEHFLHPYPSDSEKQMLAQQTGLSRTQVSNWFINSRVRLWKPMVEEIHSLETQQAPIVSVSDTTSRNTRMAPSLCSSSLENPLHLGNLPQTKRCRTNKHSDMSKQSETQRNAGDYGSLSSNYFRMNTGSHEGEVSLALSLQAKK